The following proteins are co-located in the Agromyces laixinhei genome:
- a CDS encoding sensor histidine kinase, with amino-acid sequence MDRRGLAAASTAVAVAVAGSISIVITVLVRTGLLTTDRNENDAAWLLAEPLVLAGLVFVVVRWSPPRAAAVAGSLAAAGSALWVQRFLSDEPPLDAVFASAVWLIPSLAAGTVAWYLCWAAAERTRAIALARAEQRLRLALDLHDFVAHDISEIVARAQAGAAVLPLDDPRVAELLGQIEAAGLRALESMDQAVHALGEGQDPVRLARGGIDDIDELVRRFASAGELEAVVERRLIREVDATIGAEAYRVVVEALTNVRRHAVRATQVTVVLNEVGGGLLVSIVDDGDGRSATARQAVGGLGLVAMTDRVERLRGSVEAGPLRSRGWQVTVALPLSRNTDQGATA; translated from the coding sequence ATGGATCGACGAGGCTTGGCCGCCGCTTCCACTGCCGTGGCCGTGGCCGTGGCCGGGTCGATCTCGATCGTGATCACCGTGCTGGTCCGTACCGGCCTGCTCACGACGGACCGGAACGAGAACGACGCGGCATGGCTGCTCGCCGAGCCCCTCGTGCTCGCCGGCCTCGTGTTCGTCGTCGTCCGTTGGTCACCCCCGCGAGCGGCGGCGGTGGCCGGGTCTCTCGCCGCCGCCGGGTCGGCGCTGTGGGTCCAGCGCTTCCTTTCCGACGAACCGCCCCTGGATGCGGTGTTCGCGAGTGCGGTCTGGCTGATCCCCTCGCTGGCCGCAGGGACGGTCGCCTGGTACCTCTGCTGGGCCGCCGCCGAGCGGACGCGGGCCATCGCCCTCGCGAGGGCGGAGCAGCGACTGCGACTTGCACTGGATCTGCACGACTTCGTCGCCCACGACATCAGCGAGATCGTCGCGCGGGCTCAGGCCGGTGCCGCGGTGCTGCCGTTGGATGACCCTCGCGTTGCTGAGTTGCTCGGGCAGATCGAGGCCGCCGGACTGCGAGCCCTCGAGTCGATGGACCAGGCCGTGCACGCGTTGGGCGAGGGTCAGGACCCCGTCCGCCTCGCCCGGGGCGGCATCGACGACATCGACGAACTGGTGCGGAGGTTCGCTTCCGCCGGTGAGCTCGAGGCCGTCGTCGAACGACGACTGATCCGGGAAGTCGACGCGACGATCGGCGCGGAGGCCTACCGGGTCGTGGTCGAAGCGCTCACGAATGTTCGCCGTCACGCCGTTCGGGCGACGCAGGTGACCGTCGTCCTGAACGAAGTCGGCGGCGGACTGCTCGTGTCGATCGTCGACGACGGCGATGGGCGATCAGCAACTGCACGCCAGGCCGTCGGCGGACTGGGCCTCGTCGCGATGACCGATCGGGTGGAGCGCCTCCGCGGCAGTGTGGAGGCAGGGCCCCTGCGATCGCGAGGCTGGCAGGTGACCGTCGCCCTGCCGCTGTCACGAAACACCGACCAAGGAGCGACAGCGTGA
- a CDS encoding response regulator has product MTIRLVIADDQRGIRDAFRMVLDAQPDMTVVGEAPDGTAALDLARRLRPDVVLADIRMPGLNGLDLTLALAGPEVAERTRVIVVTTFDLDEYVFTALRNGASGFLLKRSGPALLVEAVRAAMSGDTLISPQLTVRLLRHVVAPAAPGSDGSTLSDRELEVVRLVAQGRTNAEIADDLFISAGTAKNHVANIGRKLSAPNRVAIAAWAWSTGRAGAGGGSRRMGE; this is encoded by the coding sequence GTGACGATTCGGCTCGTGATCGCCGACGATCAGCGCGGGATCCGGGATGCCTTCCGCATGGTGCTGGATGCCCAGCCCGACATGACCGTGGTCGGGGAGGCCCCCGACGGCACCGCCGCCCTCGACCTGGCGCGGCGACTCCGACCCGACGTGGTGCTCGCCGACATTCGCATGCCCGGGCTCAACGGGCTGGACCTGACGCTGGCTCTCGCGGGTCCCGAGGTTGCCGAGCGTACTCGCGTGATCGTAGTGACCACCTTCGATCTCGATGAGTACGTCTTTACCGCGCTGCGCAATGGTGCGTCGGGGTTCCTCCTCAAACGCTCCGGACCCGCGCTGCTCGTCGAGGCGGTCCGTGCCGCCATGTCCGGCGACACCCTGATCAGTCCTCAGCTCACCGTTCGATTGCTCCGCCATGTGGTCGCCCCGGCGGCTCCCGGCAGCGACGGTTCAACCCTCAGCGACCGCGAGCTCGAGGTGGTGCGGCTGGTTGCGCAGGGAAGGACCAACGCGGAGATCGCCGATGACCTGTTCATCAGCGCAGGGACGGCGAAAAACCACGTGGCCAACATCGGACGCAAGCTCAGCGCACCCAACCGCGTCGCGATCGCCGCCTGGGCGTGGTCGACGGGGCGGGCGGGGGCCGGCGGGGGTTCACGTCGAATGGGTGAGTGA
- a CDS encoding TetR/AcrR family transcriptional regulator: protein MSENGSLRRGRPGYDQRGILEVAIAAFNQYGYDATSMGVLADRLGLSKSAIYHHFASKDEILERALDDALSALEGVLADSGATQGRAADRLEAVLGGAVHVLVDKLPSVTLLLRVRGNTEVERRALARRRAFDRAVTSLVEEAQAEGSLRSDIDPSVVARLAFGMINSIVEWYRPGGREDADKLADDVIAVALDGLRMPTSNRVEELLGG, encoded by the coding sequence ATGTCTGAGAACGGTTCACTTCGACGGGGGCGCCCCGGGTACGACCAGCGGGGGATCCTCGAGGTCGCCATCGCCGCGTTCAACCAGTACGGCTACGACGCGACCTCGATGGGCGTGCTCGCCGATCGGCTCGGCCTCTCGAAGTCGGCGATCTACCACCACTTCGCCTCGAAGGACGAGATCCTCGAACGCGCGCTCGACGACGCACTGAGCGCTCTCGAGGGCGTGCTCGCCGATTCGGGTGCCACGCAGGGCCGCGCGGCCGATCGACTCGAGGCGGTGCTCGGCGGCGCCGTGCACGTGCTCGTCGACAAGTTGCCGTCGGTGACGCTGCTCCTGCGCGTGCGCGGCAACACCGAGGTCGAGCGGCGCGCCCTCGCACGGCGGCGAGCTTTCGACCGGGCGGTCACCTCGCTCGTCGAGGAGGCGCAGGCCGAGGGCAGTCTCCGCTCCGACATCGACCCCAGCGTGGTCGCGCGACTCGCCTTCGGCATGATCAACTCGATCGTCGAGTGGTACCGCCCCGGCGGCCGCGAAGACGCCGACAAGCTCGCCGACGACGTCATCGCCGTCGCGCTCGACGGGCTGCGCATGCCGACCTCGAACCGGGTCGAGGAGCTGCTCGGCGGCTGA
- the paaK gene encoding phenylacetate--CoA ligase PaaK yields the protein MTTSHSISGLAPVAAADLDPEERMSRAEVEALQLERLQQTVQHAYDHVPLYTEKFDEAGVHPRDIRSLADVEKLPFTTKEDLRRTYPFGMFAVPMEQVARIHASSGTTGRPTVVGYTAGDLDRWATLVARSLRASGVRPGMKVHNAYGYGLFTGGLGAHGGIEKLGATVIPMSGGQTARQVQLICDFEPDVILCTPSYLLTIADCMVEQGIDPRSTSLKVAVLGAEPWTNEMRHELEQRLGLDALDIYGLSEVMGPGVGNECLETKDGPHIWEDHFLPEIIDGETGAQLADGEKGELVFTSLTKEAFPVIRYRTRDLTRLLPGTARPGMRRIEKITGRNDDMIILRGVNLFPTQIEEIVLGIEQLTPHFVLELRRTGTMDDMTVRIERHPDLSVEVCQAATVVLAKRIKEGIGSSVAVVLEEPGALPRSEGKYRRVYDLRNQ from the coding sequence ATGACGACCTCACACTCCATCTCGGGCCTCGCCCCCGTCGCAGCCGCCGACCTCGACCCCGAAGAGCGGATGTCCCGCGCCGAGGTCGAGGCGCTGCAGCTCGAGCGCCTCCAGCAGACGGTGCAGCACGCCTACGACCACGTGCCCCTCTACACCGAGAAGTTCGACGAGGCGGGCGTGCACCCCCGCGACATCCGCTCGCTCGCCGATGTCGAGAAGCTGCCCTTCACGACCAAGGAGGATCTGCGCCGTACCTACCCGTTCGGCATGTTCGCCGTGCCGATGGAGCAGGTCGCGCGCATCCACGCCTCGAGCGGCACCACGGGCCGGCCGACCGTCGTCGGCTACACGGCGGGCGACCTCGACCGCTGGGCGACCCTCGTTGCCCGTTCGCTGCGGGCGAGCGGCGTTCGCCCCGGCATGAAGGTGCACAACGCCTACGGCTACGGCCTCTTCACCGGCGGCCTCGGCGCACACGGCGGCATCGAGAAGCTCGGGGCGACCGTGATTCCGATGTCGGGCGGGCAGACCGCGCGCCAGGTGCAGCTCATCTGCGACTTCGAGCCCGACGTGATCCTCTGCACGCCCAGCTACCTGCTGACGATCGCCGACTGCATGGTCGAGCAGGGCATCGACCCCCGCTCGACCTCGCTGAAGGTCGCCGTGCTCGGCGCCGAGCCGTGGACGAACGAGATGCGCCACGAACTCGAACAGCGCCTCGGCCTCGACGCGCTCGACATCTACGGCCTCAGCGAGGTCATGGGCCCGGGCGTGGGCAACGAGTGCCTCGAGACGAAAGACGGCCCGCACATCTGGGAGGACCACTTCCTGCCCGAGATCATCGACGGCGAGACGGGCGCGCAACTGGCCGACGGCGAGAAGGGCGAACTCGTCTTCACCTCGCTCACGAAAGAGGCGTTCCCGGTCATCCGCTACCGCACGCGCGACCTCACGCGGCTCCTGCCCGGCACCGCCCGACCCGGCATGCGCCGCATCGAGAAGATCACGGGGCGCAACGACGACATGATCATCCTGCGCGGCGTGAACCTCTTCCCGACGCAGATCGAGGAGATCGTGCTCGGCATCGAGCAGCTCACTCCCCACTTCGTGCTCGAGTTGCGCCGCACCGGCACCATGGACGACATGACCGTACGCATCGAACGCCACCCCGACCTCTCGGTCGAAGTCTGCCAGGCCGCCACCGTCGTGCTCGCCAAGCGCATCAAGGAGGGCATCGGGTCATCCGTCGCCGTGGTGCTCGAAGAGCCGGGCGCGCTCCCGCGCAGCGAGGGCAAGTACCGGCGCGTCTACGACCTGCGCAACCAGTGA
- the paaI gene encoding hydroxyphenylacetyl-CoA thioesterase PaaI, with the protein MTDAATTDSAANRAMMDRDQASAALGMVVERDEPGHAVVSMRVRDDMTNGFHITHGGLVFTLADTAFAIACNEDHTVTVAAGADITFLKSTVAGQTLTATARRRARSGRTGLYDVTVVDEQGDAVAEFRGRSISTNRTI; encoded by the coding sequence ATGACGGATGCCGCGACCACCGACAGTGCAGCGAACCGCGCCATGATGGACCGCGACCAGGCATCCGCCGCCCTCGGCATGGTCGTCGAACGCGACGAGCCCGGTCACGCCGTGGTCTCGATGCGCGTGCGCGACGACATGACCAACGGCTTCCACATCACCCACGGCGGCCTCGTCTTCACGCTCGCCGACACGGCGTTCGCCATCGCCTGCAACGAAGACCACACCGTCACCGTCGCCGCCGGAGCCGACATCACCTTCCTGAAGTCCACCGTCGCGGGGCAGACCCTCACGGCGACCGCCCGCCGCCGTGCCCGCAGCGGCCGCACCGGCCTCTACGACGTCACGGTCGTCGACGAGCAGGGCGACGCCGTCGCCGAGTTCCGCGGCCGCTCGATCTCCACCAACCGCACCATCTGA
- the paaA gene encoding 1,2-phenylacetyl-CoA epoxidase subunit PaaA has translation MTSPADLSVVDPELSAEEARFADLIAADSRIEPRDWMPEAYRKTLIRQISQHAHSEIIGMQPESNWITRAPSLKRKAILMAKVQDEAGHGLYLYSAAQTLGITREEMTTQLIEGRARYSSIFNYPTPTWADMGAIGWLVDGAAICNQVPLCRASYGPYGRAMVRICKEESFHQRQGFEILLELMQGSEAQREMAQDAVNRWYWPSLMMFGPPDDESPNSAQSMAWNIKRFSNDELRQRFVGMLVPQAEVLGVTLPDPNLRFNDETGQYDMSEIDWDEFNEVLAGRGPANAERLRRRREAHEDGAWVREAAHEYARKQAERRAA, from the coding sequence ATGACCTCTCCAGCAGACCTCAGCGTGGTCGACCCGGAGCTCTCCGCCGAGGAGGCACGGTTCGCCGACCTCATCGCCGCCGATTCGCGCATCGAGCCGCGCGACTGGATGCCCGAGGCGTACCGCAAGACGCTCATCCGGCAGATCAGCCAGCACGCCCACTCCGAGATCATCGGCATGCAGCCCGAGTCGAACTGGATCACCCGCGCGCCGAGCCTGAAGCGCAAGGCGATCCTGATGGCCAAGGTGCAAGACGAGGCGGGCCACGGGCTCTACCTCTACTCCGCGGCGCAGACGCTCGGCATCACGCGCGAAGAGATGACGACGCAGCTCATCGAGGGTCGAGCCCGCTATTCGTCGATCTTCAACTACCCGACCCCGACGTGGGCGGACATGGGGGCGATCGGATGGCTCGTCGACGGCGCTGCGATCTGCAACCAGGTGCCGCTCTGCCGGGCGTCGTACGGCCCCTACGGCCGGGCGATGGTGCGCATCTGCAAAGAGGAGTCGTTCCACCAGCGGCAGGGCTTCGAGATCCTGCTCGAACTCATGCAGGGCAGTGAGGCGCAGCGCGAGATGGCGCAGGACGCCGTGAACCGCTGGTACTGGCCGAGCCTCATGATGTTCGGCCCGCCCGACGACGAGTCGCCGAACTCGGCGCAGTCGATGGCGTGGAACATCAAGCGCTTCTCGAACGACGAGCTGCGCCAGCGCTTCGTCGGCATGCTCGTGCCGCAGGCCGAGGTGCTCGGCGTCACCCTGCCCGACCCGAACCTGCGATTCAACGACGAGACCGGGCAGTACGACATGAGCGAGATCGACTGGGACGAGTTCAACGAGGTGCTCGCCGGTCGCGGCCCTGCGAACGCCGAGCGCCTGCGCCGCCGTCGCGAGGCGCACGAAGACGGCGCGTGGGTGCGCGAGGCCGCGCACGAATACGCCCGCAAGCAGGCCGAACGGAGGGCGGCGTGA
- the paaB gene encoding 1,2-phenylacetyl-CoA epoxidase subunit PaaB: MSAPGEIGTEAWPLWEVFVRANRGLSHVHVGSLHAPDADMAVRNARDLYTRRGEGISIWVVPADAITTSDPDAKGAFFESPAGKNYRHAVYYTKSEGVKHL, encoded by the coding sequence ATGTCGGCCCCCGGAGAGATCGGCACCGAGGCCTGGCCCCTCTGGGAGGTCTTCGTGCGCGCCAACCGCGGGCTCTCGCACGTGCACGTCGGTTCGCTGCACGCGCCCGACGCCGACATGGCCGTGCGCAACGCCCGCGACCTCTACACGCGACGGGGCGAGGGCATCTCGATCTGGGTCGTGCCCGCCGATGCGATCACGACGAGCGACCCCGATGCGAAGGGCGCCTTCTTCGAGAGCCCGGCCGGCAAGAACTACCGACACGCGGTCTACTACACGAAGAGCGAGGGGGTGAAGCACCTGTGA
- the paaC gene encoding 1,2-phenylacetyl-CoA epoxidase subunit PaaC translates to MSGPDLEHDASDDVHGDVSVDRLALAEELSGTSADGSIAVASADAAEYALRLGDDALVLAQQLGMWIARAPELEEDVALGNIALDLVGHARSLLHYAGTASGRSEDDLAYFRDEPEWRCAWLFEQPNGDFAHTIARQLAASVYLFELYSRLMHGTDEVIAAIAAKSVKEVDYHRDHATQWVLRLAGGTEESRRRMITAIADTWPYVDELFADDALVERLAETGVAVLPSTLRPGFEEVIDEVFAEAGLERPTGRTAFIASGGGREGRHTEHLGPLLAEMQVLARAHPGASW, encoded by the coding sequence GTGAGCGGCCCCGACCTCGAGCACGACGCCTCCGACGATGTGCACGGCGACGTCTCCGTCGATCGGCTCGCGCTCGCCGAAGAGCTCTCGGGCACGTCGGCCGACGGCAGCATCGCGGTCGCCTCGGCGGATGCCGCGGAGTACGCCTTGCGCCTCGGCGACGACGCCCTCGTGCTCGCCCAGCAGCTCGGCATGTGGATCGCCCGCGCCCCCGAACTCGAAGAGGACGTCGCCCTCGGCAACATCGCCCTCGACCTCGTCGGGCACGCCCGGTCGCTGCTGCACTACGCCGGCACGGCGAGCGGGCGGAGCGAAGACGACCTCGCGTACTTCCGCGATGAACCCGAGTGGCGGTGCGCCTGGCTCTTCGAGCAGCCGAACGGCGACTTCGCCCACACGATCGCGCGTCAGCTCGCGGCATCCGTGTACCTGTTCGAGCTGTACTCGCGGCTCATGCACGGCACCGACGAGGTGATCGCTGCGATCGCGGCGAAATCGGTGAAGGAGGTCGACTACCACCGCGATCACGCGACCCAGTGGGTGCTGCGGCTGGCGGGCGGCACCGAGGAGTCCCGTCGCCGCATGATCACGGCGATCGCCGACACCTGGCCCTACGTCGATGAGCTGTTCGCCGACGATGCCCTCGTCGAGCGCCTCGCCGAGACCGGCGTCGCTGTGCTGCCATCGACGCTGCGACCGGGGTTCGAGGAGGTCATCGACGAGGTCTTCGCCGAGGCCGGGCTCGAGCGGCCGACCGGCCGCACCGCGTTCATCGCCTCGGGCGGCGGCCGCGAGGGGCGTCACACCGAGCATCTCGGGCCGCTCCTCGCCGAGATGCAGGTGCTCGCCCGCGCGCACCCCGGAGCATCGTGGTGA
- the paaD gene encoding 1,2-phenylacetyl-CoA epoxidase subunit PaaD, whose translation MPTDPAARRAWQAAATVTDPEIPVLTIEDLGVLRSVEIDDDGRVRVQLTPTYSGCPALDAMRDDVLLALTHAGYDEVQVDLVLAPAWTTDWMSEAGKEKLRRYGIQAPSGNAAARPSGPVRVALAVKCPRCDSLNTRELARFGSTSCKALYECRDCLEPFDYFKVL comes from the coding sequence GTGCCGACCGACCCGGCGGCCCGTCGCGCCTGGCAGGCGGCGGCGACCGTGACCGACCCCGAGATTCCGGTGCTCACGATCGAAGACCTCGGCGTGCTGCGCTCGGTCGAGATCGACGACGACGGTCGCGTTCGCGTGCAATTGACCCCCACGTACAGCGGATGCCCGGCGCTCGACGCCATGCGCGACGACGTGCTGCTCGCGCTCACGCACGCCGGGTACGACGAGGTGCAGGTCGACCTCGTGCTCGCCCCAGCGTGGACCACCGACTGGATGAGCGAGGCCGGCAAGGAGAAGCTCCGCCGCTACGGCATCCAGGCGCCGAGCGGCAACGCCGCCGCTCGCCCGTCGGGCCCGGTGCGGGTGGCGCTCGCCGTGAAGTGCCCGCGCTGCGACTCGCTGAACACCCGCGAACTCGCCCGCTTCGGCTCGACCTCGTGCAAGGCGCTCTACGAGTGCCGCGACTGCCTCGAACCGTTCGACTACTTCAAGGTGCTCTGA
- the paaE gene encoding 1,2-phenylacetyl-CoA epoxidase subunit PaaE has translation MAARNLGATATPTPDAAVAAAFLQSTVGGEHVAKRHRARFHSLEVAEVRPLTADAVEVTFAVPDALAADYTYMSGQYVALRKELDGHELRRSYSICRPPTPSTGSGTTLSVAIKRDLGGLFSTWANTELVAGDRLDVMSPQGTFTSSLDALDGKHVVGIAAGSGITPLMALAHTVLARSATSEFELVYTNRSTLDVMFLEELAELKDRYPSRLALHHVLSREQRTAPLLSGRIDGEKLERMLDVLIRPETVDEWFLCGPFELVQLARDTLEARDVPAKHVRYELFTTDADRVEPRHGRPVVVERGEPTVAIEFTLDGQSTTVESPVSANESILNAALRIRPDVPFACAGGVCGTCRARVIEGSVAMTENYALEPDELERGYVLTCQSHPKSERVVVDYDG, from the coding sequence ATGGCCGCCCGCAACCTGGGGGCCACGGCGACCCCGACACCCGACGCTGCGGTCGCCGCGGCGTTCCTGCAGAGCACCGTCGGCGGCGAACACGTCGCGAAGCGCCACCGCGCGCGCTTCCACTCGCTCGAGGTCGCCGAGGTGCGCCCGCTCACGGCAGATGCCGTCGAGGTCACCTTCGCGGTGCCCGACGCCCTCGCCGCCGACTACACCTACATGTCGGGCCAGTACGTGGCGCTGCGCAAGGAACTCGACGGCCACGAGCTGCGCCGCAGCTACTCGATCTGTCGCCCGCCCACGCCTTCGACGGGCTCGGGCACCACGCTCTCGGTCGCGATCAAGCGCGATCTCGGCGGTCTCTTCTCGACGTGGGCGAACACCGAGCTCGTCGCGGGCGACCGCCTCGACGTGATGAGCCCGCAGGGCACGTTCACCTCGAGCCTCGACGCGCTCGACGGCAAGCACGTCGTCGGCATCGCCGCGGGCTCTGGCATCACGCCGCTCATGGCGCTCGCCCACACGGTGCTGGCACGCTCCGCGACATCCGAGTTCGAGCTCGTCTACACGAACCGCTCGACGCTCGACGTGATGTTCCTCGAGGAACTCGCCGAGCTGAAGGACCGCTACCCGTCGCGCCTCGCGCTGCACCACGTGCTCTCGCGCGAGCAGCGCACCGCGCCGCTCCTGTCGGGGCGCATCGACGGCGAGAAGCTCGAGCGCATGCTCGACGTGCTGATCCGGCCTGAGACGGTCGACGAGTGGTTCCTCTGCGGGCCGTTCGAGCTCGTGCAGCTCGCGCGCGACACCCTCGAGGCGCGCGATGTTCCCGCGAAGCACGTGCGGTACGAGCTCTTCACGACCGACGCCGACCGGGTCGAACCGCGGCACGGCCGCCCCGTCGTGGTGGAGCGCGGTGAGCCGACCGTCGCGATCGAGTTCACCCTCGACGGGCAGTCGACGACCGTCGAGAGCCCCGTGAGCGCGAACGAGTCGATCCTGAATGCGGCGCTGCGCATCCGGCCCGACGTGCCCTTCGCGTGCGCCGGCGGCGTGTGCGGCACGTGCCGTGCGCGCGTCATCGAGGGCAGCGTCGCCATGACCGAGAACTACGCACTCGAACCCGACGAGCTCGAACGCGGCTACGTGCTGACGTGCCAGTCGCACCCCAAGTCCGAGCGCGTCGTCGTCGACTACGACGGGTGA
- a CDS encoding enoyl-CoA hydratase/isomerase family protein, whose translation MIDLDVDGGIAEVVLNAPDRLNALDEAAIGELAAAYSEAERMAQAGDIRALVLRGEGRAFCAGRDISGVDPREDDVLGYLGGLVEPLLQRMAGIPVPTFAVAHGACLGVGLGLLIATDIVYVADTAKIGSPFANLGATLDSGGHALFVERLGAHRTMDLIVTGRLMTGAEAVAAGLFSQAMPADEVTDATRAAARAAASGATRAFVASKRLVAALRDDRLGLWASMAEENRAQAALCDTADYREGFAAFQEKRKPEFTGRG comes from the coding sequence ATGATCGATCTCGACGTGGACGGCGGCATCGCCGAGGTGGTGCTGAACGCACCCGACCGGCTCAACGCGCTCGATGAGGCGGCGATCGGCGAGTTGGCCGCGGCCTACAGCGAGGCCGAGCGGATGGCGCAGGCCGGCGACATCCGTGCGCTCGTGCTGCGCGGCGAGGGGCGCGCATTCTGCGCGGGCCGGGACATCTCGGGCGTCGATCCGCGCGAGGACGACGTGCTCGGCTACCTCGGCGGACTCGTCGAGCCGCTGCTGCAGCGCATGGCCGGCATCCCCGTGCCGACCTTCGCCGTCGCGCACGGTGCGTGCCTCGGCGTCGGCCTCGGACTGCTCATCGCCACCGACATCGTCTACGTCGCCGACACCGCGAAGATCGGCTCGCCGTTCGCGAACCTCGGGGCGACCCTCGACTCGGGCGGCCACGCGCTCTTCGTCGAGCGCCTCGGTGCACATCGCACCATGGACCTCATCGTCACCGGCCGGCTCATGACGGGTGCCGAGGCGGTTGCGGCCGGCCTCTTCTCGCAGGCCATGCCGGCCGATGAGGTGACGGATGCCACCCGCGCCGCGGCCCGCGCCGCGGCATCCGGGGCCACTCGGGCCTTCGTCGCCTCGAAGCGGCTCGTCGCAGCGCTCCGCGACGACCGGCTCGGACTCTGGGCCTCGATGGCCGAGGAGAACCGTGCACAGGCCGCGCTCTGCGACACCGCCGACTACCGTGAGGGCTTCGCCGCATTCCAGGAGAAACGGAAGCCCGAGTTCACCGGGCGCGGCTGA
- the mnhG gene encoding monovalent cation/H(+) antiporter subunit G: protein MSAAEIATGLLILVSAFLSMAAGIGIVRFPDVLTRLHAATKPQVLGLASVLVAIVVQVPTWGVLTTVVLVMTFQLLTQPMTAHMLGRAAYRSDHVRRDLLIEDDLDHDIAEHDQTGR from the coding sequence GTGAGCGCCGCGGAGATCGCCACCGGACTGCTCATCCTGGTGAGCGCGTTCCTCTCGATGGCCGCGGGCATCGGCATCGTCCGGTTTCCCGACGTGCTCACCCGCCTGCACGCCGCGACGAAGCCGCAGGTGCTCGGGCTCGCCTCGGTGCTCGTCGCGATCGTCGTACAGGTGCCGACCTGGGGCGTGCTCACGACGGTCGTGCTCGTCATGACGTTCCAGCTGCTGACCCAGCCGATGACGGCGCACATGCTGGGCCGGGCCGCGTACCGCAGCGATCACGTGCGCCGCGACCTGCTCATCGAGGACGACCTCGACCACGACATCGCCGAGCACGACCAGACCGGGCGCTGA
- a CDS encoding monovalent cation/H+ antiporter complex subunit F yields the protein MTFLGVVAVLAGLMFGIGAIAAVYHIIRGPSILDRALATDVLLAIAICSLGAEMAINRHTDTLVVMLVLAMFAVVGSISIARFMARQDVS from the coding sequence ATGACATTCCTCGGAGTCGTCGCCGTGCTCGCCGGTCTCATGTTCGGCATCGGCGCGATCGCGGCGGTCTACCACATCATCCGTGGGCCGTCGATCCTCGACCGTGCGCTCGCGACCGACGTGCTGCTCGCGATCGCGATCTGCTCGCTCGGCGCCGAGATGGCCATCAACCGCCACACCGACACCCTCGTGGTGATGCTGGTGCTCGCGATGTTCGCCGTGGTCGGCTCGATCTCCATCGCCCGGTTCATGGCCAGACAGGATGTCTCGTGA
- a CDS encoding Na+/H+ antiporter subunit E: MTRTEHETSRWRLVWRQLPLLIALVALWLFLWDHIDVLTITTGVLLAIAVTRVLYLPPILLSGRFNPWHGLVFGLRMMGWVTVASLQVGFLAVNPRWHPMNSIIAIQLLTRSDLVTTLTAEATSVVPGTVVVDIDRERGLLYLHVLGTRTAADIERNRLQVLGMEEGIVLAIGTREQAASVREARRARRAAGRSAAGSGPESTRSSKGDPS; the protein is encoded by the coding sequence ATGACCCGCACCGAACACGAGACCTCGCGCTGGCGGCTGGTGTGGCGCCAGCTTCCGCTGCTCATCGCGCTCGTCGCGCTGTGGCTGTTCCTGTGGGACCACATCGACGTGCTCACGATCACCACGGGCGTGCTGCTCGCGATCGCGGTCACCCGGGTGCTGTACCTCCCGCCCATCCTGCTCAGCGGGCGCTTCAACCCGTGGCACGGACTCGTCTTCGGGCTCCGCATGATGGGCTGGGTGACGGTCGCCTCCCTCCAGGTCGGCTTCCTCGCCGTGAACCCGCGCTGGCATCCGATGAACTCGATCATCGCCATCCAGCTGCTCACCCGCTCCGATCTCGTCACGACCCTCACGGCAGAGGCGACCTCGGTCGTGCCGGGCACGGTCGTCGTCGACATCGACCGCGAGCGCGGCCTGCTCTACCTGCACGTGCTCGGCACTCGCACCGCTGCAGACATCGAGCGCAACCGGCTCCAGGTGCTCGGAATGGAGGAGGGCATCGTGCTCGCGATCGGCACCCGCGAGCAGGCGGCATCCGTGCGCGAGGCCCGGCGGGCGCGACGTGCAGCCGGCCGGTCGGCTGCGGGGTCCGGCCCTGAATCCACCCGCTCCTCGAAGGGAGACCCATCATGA